In Candidatus Babeliales bacterium, the following proteins share a genomic window:
- a CDS encoding YbhB/YbcL family Raf kinase inhibitor-like protein → MKLMSPSFKNGGAIERRFTCDGEDFSPELLWEGAPEKTKSFALIVDDPDAPMGTWVHWLAYNIPGTVRRLEEHVLISRLSGASEGINDEGKLVFHGPCPPSGTHRYFFKLYALDIKLEFKTAPTKSQMEAAMKGHVLATAQLIGTYKREKK, encoded by the coding sequence ATGAAGTTAATGAGCCCATCTTTTAAAAACGGGGGCGCCATTGAACGGCGATTTACCTGTGATGGTGAAGATTTTTCACCCGAACTTCTTTGGGAAGGAGCTCCCGAGAAAACAAAATCGTTTGCTTTAATCGTTGATGATCCAGATGCGCCAATGGGAACCTGGGTGCACTGGCTTGCTTATAATATTCCTGGTACGGTTCGCCGGCTTGAGGAACATGTACTTATTTCCCGCTTGAGTGGTGCCAGCGAAGGGATAAACGATGAAGGTAAACTGGTTTTTCATGGCCCATGCCCGCCAAGCGGCACCCATCGTTATTTTTTTAAACTGTATGCGCTTGATATAAAACTAGAATTTAAAACAGCGCCAACAAAATCACAAATGGAAGCGGCAATGAAAGGACATGTTCTTGCTACTGCGCAATTGATCGGAACCTATAAGCGAGAAAAGAAATAA
- the ppsA gene encoding phosphoenolpyruvate synthase codes for MNYIRYFNQISMDDVAKVGGKTASLGEMFNQLTTRGLRVPNGFAITSDAYWQFLDHNKLKEKISAILKPITQQTSLDELKKRGTEIRQLILQGSIPQDLSKEIDDAYSSLSDYYKQQNCDVAVRSSATAEDLPGASFAGQQETFLNIKGDKELQEACIKCFASLFTDRAIMYRIEKKFDHMKVALSIGVQKMVRSDLGASGVMFTLDTESGFKDVVIINGSWGLGEAIVLGKVSPDEFWIHKPTFEKGFHSLIKKELGTKEIKIVYATNGKQSIQQLNCSAQEQATFCLSENEIFELTQAGIVIEQHYSKLRGTWTPMDIEWAKDGNDGKIYIVQARPETVHAVEKNEHKVIRYHLQAPEFALNDAVMATGQSIGQAIASGPARIIKSIKEVETFNEGDILITQMTDPDWVPLMKKAAALVTERGGRTSHAAIVSRELGIPAIVGVGTALYKVKPGQPITIDCSRGDTGYIYDKAVPFKKEEISLAKLPAIPVDLYMNIAEPERAFSLSWMPVDGIGLARTEFIITNKIKMHPMAAVEPEKITDPKIRAAIAALSSGYQDAKSFFVDSLAQGVATIAAAFYPKPVIVRFSDFKSNEYRNLVGGSYFEPEEENPMLGLRGASRYYNPLYQKAFELECQAMKIAREKMGFANIVLMIPFVRTIAETQRVIGILKEQGLERRKNGLQLFMMCEIPSNVILIKSFCEYFDGISIGSNDLTQTTLAVDRDSQLLTALFDERDEAVLLMMKMAIEGAKKSGKHTGICGQAPSDYPEVADFLIKQGIDSISLNPDSIIPFLMLHVEKK; via the coding sequence ATGAACTATATACGCTATTTCAATCAAATTAGTATGGACGATGTGGCAAAAGTGGGTGGCAAAACAGCTTCTTTGGGTGAAATGTTTAATCAGCTCACTACTCGAGGTCTGCGTGTGCCAAATGGTTTTGCAATTACATCCGACGCGTATTGGCAATTTTTAGATCACAATAAATTAAAAGAAAAAATTTCTGCAATTTTGAAACCGATTACGCAGCAAACGAGTTTAGATGAATTAAAAAAACGTGGTACCGAAATTCGTCAACTTATTTTGCAAGGAAGCATTCCTCAGGATCTTTCCAAAGAGATCGATGATGCGTATTCGTCGCTTTCTGATTATTATAAACAACAAAATTGTGACGTCGCGGTGCGTTCATCTGCAACGGCTGAAGATTTACCGGGTGCATCATTTGCTGGCCAACAGGAAACGTTTCTCAATATTAAAGGTGATAAAGAGCTGCAAGAGGCTTGTATTAAGTGCTTTGCATCTCTTTTTACCGATCGAGCAATTATGTATCGAATCGAGAAGAAATTTGATCACATGAAAGTTGCGCTTTCAATTGGCGTGCAGAAAATGGTGCGTTCAGATTTGGGTGCATCTGGCGTTATGTTTACGCTCGACACAGAATCTGGTTTTAAAGACGTGGTGATCATAAATGGATCGTGGGGCCTTGGCGAAGCTATTGTGCTTGGCAAGGTGAGCCCGGATGAATTCTGGATTCATAAACCTACATTTGAAAAAGGATTTCACTCGCTCATAAAAAAAGAATTGGGTACCAAAGAGATCAAAATTGTGTATGCAACAAATGGTAAGCAATCAATTCAACAACTCAATTGCAGTGCGCAAGAGCAAGCAACATTTTGTCTGTCTGAAAACGAAATTTTTGAATTGACTCAAGCTGGCATAGTTATTGAGCAACATTATTCCAAATTGCGTGGCACATGGACACCCATGGATATCGAATGGGCAAAAGATGGGAATGATGGAAAGATTTACATTGTTCAAGCTCGACCAGAAACAGTTCATGCGGTTGAAAAAAATGAACATAAAGTAATTCGTTATCATCTTCAAGCTCCAGAATTTGCATTAAATGATGCGGTAATGGCGACCGGGCAAAGTATTGGTCAGGCAATTGCATCGGGGCCCGCACGAATAATAAAAAGTATTAAAGAGGTTGAAACGTTTAATGAGGGGGACATTCTCATTACGCAAATGACCGATCCTGATTGGGTGCCATTAATGAAAAAAGCTGCAGCTCTTGTGACGGAACGAGGTGGGCGCACGAGCCATGCAGCAATAGTAAGCCGCGAATTGGGAATTCCTGCGATTGTGGGCGTTGGTACCGCTCTTTATAAAGTGAAACCGGGGCAACCAATAACCATCGATTGTTCGCGGGGTGATACTGGTTATATTTACGATAAAGCGGTGCCCTTTAAAAAAGAAGAAATTAGCCTTGCAAAGCTGCCAGCAATTCCTGTTGATCTTTATATGAATATTGCTGAACCAGAACGAGCGTTTTCGCTTTCGTGGATGCCGGTGGATGGCATTGGCTTAGCGCGTACCGAATTTATTATCACCAATAAAATAAAAATGCATCCAATGGCGGCGGTAGAACCGGAAAAAATTACTGATCCCAAAATACGCGCTGCGATTGCAGCACTTTCGAGCGGCTATCAAGATGCAAAAAGTTTTTTTGTCGATTCGCTTGCACAAGGTGTTGCAACTATTGCTGCCGCTTTTTATCCAAAGCCGGTTATTGTGCGATTTTCAGATTTTAAAAGCAACGAATATCGAAATTTAGTCGGCGGGTCTTATTTTGAACCGGAGGAAGAAAATCCAATGCTCGGCCTTCGAGGCGCTTCCCGTTATTATAATCCGCTTTATCAAAAAGCGTTTGAGCTTGAATGCCAGGCCATGAAGATTGCGCGGGAAAAAATGGGATTTGCTAATATCGTGCTCATGATTCCCTTTGTTAGAACGATCGCCGAAACGCAACGGGTGATTGGCATACTCAAAGAGCAGGGGCTTGAGCGAAGAAAAAATGGTTTGCAGTTATTCATGATGTGCGAAATTCCTTCAAACGTTATTTTGATCAAATCGTTTTGTGAATACTTTGACGGCATTTCTATCGGCTCGAATGATCTTACGCAGACAACTCTTGCAGTTGATCGCGATTCGCAATTGCTCACCGCATTATTTGACGAGCGTGATGAGGCCGTATTGCTTATGATGAAAATGGCGATCGAAGGTGCAAAAAAATCGGGTAAGCATACTGGCATTTGTGGCCAAGCACCATCAGATTATCCTGAAGTTGCTGATTTTTTGATTAAGCAGGGGATAGATTCCATTTCGCTTAATCCTGATTCTATTATTCCGTTTTTAATGCTGCATGTGGAAAAAAAATAA
- a CDS encoding UTP--glucose-1-phosphate uridylyltransferase, giving the protein MDVLKAVIPAAGLGTRFLPFTKAVPKELLPILNKPAIQYIVEEGIASEISQFFMITSKGKSAIEDHFDANSDLEILLKERNQLELVASLDKIARAAQFCYIRQPEPLGLGHAIWMARHVIGKEHFGIFLPDDIIISKVPAMLQLLKVARQEKASVIAVQEVPIEQISSYGVIGIKKQLTPNLFQVSHLVEKPDQKDSPSNLAVVGRYILSNKVFAALDHIEADKRGEVQLTDAITEMMRTHSEKVYAFKIQGIRHDVGNPIGWIKAIIGCALQDPQCAPHITKILEDKELMDSFIYNRSKIVEHSL; this is encoded by the coding sequence ATGGACGTTTTGAAAGCTGTCATACCCGCAGCAGGTTTAGGCACACGTTTTTTGCCATTCACTAAAGCGGTTCCAAAAGAGCTCCTTCCAATTTTAAATAAGCCTGCGATTCAGTATATCGTGGAAGAAGGAATTGCTTCAGAAATATCGCAATTTTTCATGATCACGAGCAAGGGAAAATCTGCCATCGAAGATCATTTTGATGCTAATAGCGACCTGGAAATTCTTCTTAAAGAAAGAAATCAACTCGAGCTGGTTGCATCGCTTGATAAAATAGCTCGTGCAGCACAGTTTTGCTATATTCGCCAACCGGAACCACTTGGTCTTGGGCACGCAATTTGGATGGCGCGCCACGTAATCGGCAAAGAACATTTTGGAATTTTTCTGCCTGACGATATTATTATTTCAAAAGTTCCAGCAATGCTTCAACTATTAAAAGTAGCACGCCAAGAAAAAGCGAGCGTCATTGCAGTACAAGAAGTTCCTATAGAACAAATTTCTTCATACGGCGTTATCGGTATTAAAAAACAACTCACACCAAATTTATTTCAAGTTTCTCATCTTGTAGAAAAACCTGATCAAAAAGATAGTCCTTCAAACCTTGCAGTTGTGGGGCGCTATATTCTTTCAAATAAAGTTTTTGCCGCACTTGATCATATCGAAGCTGATAAACGGGGCGAAGTACAACTGACCGATGCAATTACCGAAATGATGCGTACCCACAGCGAAAAGGTTTACGCATTTAAAATCCAGGGAATTCGTCATGATGTTGGTAATCCAATAGGGTGGATAAAGGCGATCATAGGATGCGCGCTGCAAGATCCACAATGCGCACCGCATATTACCAAAATTCTTGAAGATAAAGAACTTATGGATTCGTTTATCTATAATCGCTCAAAAATTGTTGAACATTCGCTTTAA
- the pheS gene encoding phenylalanine--tRNA ligase subunit alpha, whose amino-acid sequence MNSLQAAINEFKNAFSQALSAAKDSSALETVRINFLGRKGKISELMDALKTLSIEEKRTFGPLLNELKQWAENSFTSQHDALTHQAQKAELAKQKNFDITATIGSSPAGSLHPMTHIKQRVENIFISMGYQIIDGPEVDNEYFNFEALNIPENHPARDMWDTFWLDVPGLLLRTHTSSVQARTLANNKPPFAAIVPGRTYRHEATDATHDFQFMQVEGVVIDRGISMSNLIATCKAFLQEMFGSKELSLRIRPSYFPFTEPSIEIDISCPFCTDGCSVCKYSRWIESGGAGLVHPRVLKTAGIDSDEYSGFAFGFGLTRLAMLMYGINDIRLLHSGKIEFLEQFS is encoded by the coding sequence ATGAATTCCCTTCAGGCGGCAATTAACGAATTTAAAAACGCATTTTCCCAAGCTTTATCGGCGGCAAAAGATAGTTCTGCACTCGAGACAGTTCGCATTAATTTCCTCGGCCGCAAAGGTAAGATTTCTGAATTAATGGATGCGCTTAAAACGCTGTCTATCGAAGAGAAAAGAACATTCGGCCCGCTATTGAACGAACTTAAACAATGGGCAGAAAATTCATTTACATCGCAGCATGATGCACTTACGCACCAAGCACAAAAGGCTGAGCTCGCAAAGCAGAAAAATTTTGACATTACAGCAACGATAGGATCTTCCCCTGCCGGATCCCTTCACCCGATGACTCACATCAAACAACGGGTTGAAAATATTTTTATTTCGATGGGTTATCAGATCATCGACGGACCTGAAGTTGATAACGAGTATTTCAACTTCGAGGCACTTAATATTCCTGAAAATCACCCCGCGCGCGATATGTGGGACACTTTTTGGCTTGATGTTCCGGGCCTTTTATTGCGGACTCATACCTCATCGGTGCAAGCCCGAACTCTTGCAAATAATAAACCGCCATTTGCAGCAATCGTCCCAGGGCGAACCTATCGTCATGAAGCGACAGATGCAACGCACGATTTTCAATTCATGCAAGTTGAAGGAGTCGTCATCGATCGTGGCATCTCGATGAGTAATTTGATTGCAACATGCAAAGCTTTTCTGCAGGAAATGTTTGGCAGCAAAGAGCTTTCTTTAAGAATTCGCCCGAGCTACTTTCCATTTACCGAGCCAAGTATTGAGATCGATATTTCATGCCCATTTTGTACCGATGGATGTTCTGTATGTAAATATTCAAGGTGGATTGAAAGCGGCGGCGCCGGTTTAGTTCATCCGCGCGTACTCAAAACTGCAGGCATCGATTCGGATGAATATAGCGGATTTGCATTTGGCTTTGGCTTAACCCGCCTTGCAATGCTTATGTACGGCATTAACGATATTCGTTTATTGCATTCAGGAAAAATCGAATTTCTTGAGCAATTCTCATGA
- a CDS encoding NUDIX domain-containing protein, with translation MLNKIKLILLSCLFFYVSYSQEMHVNGGILPFYYDSSGKAFFLIGQEPNGVWADFGGRYEQGENCLETASREFSEETRYVFGKFASGLKNLEKKADASCLKSSIDYIKGRIMGKVIHPKKYYVMYLAHVDYIPAQTFTKAYKVPHYEKQDYEWVPVSEFMETIKKTNDRLHAFYEKKQIRRQIFDVLKAHHDDVIQIIYPNRLTKKTADQKVCKPQAKLSNPTKNSAQ, from the coding sequence ATGTTAAATAAGATTAAATTAATATTACTTTCTTGCCTCTTTTTTTACGTTTCTTACTCGCAAGAAATGCATGTAAACGGGGGCATATTGCCATTTTATTACGACAGCTCAGGAAAAGCATTTTTTTTGATCGGCCAAGAGCCGAATGGCGTATGGGCAGATTTTGGTGGAAGATATGAACAAGGGGAAAATTGCTTAGAAACCGCTAGCCGTGAATTTTCGGAAGAAACTAGATATGTGTTTGGCAAATTTGCATCAGGCCTAAAGAATCTAGAGAAAAAAGCCGATGCTTCTTGCTTAAAAAGCAGCATTGATTATATCAAAGGAAGGATTATGGGAAAAGTTATCCATCCAAAAAAATATTATGTTATGTATCTTGCCCATGTAGATTATATTCCGGCACAAACCTTCACAAAAGCATATAAAGTGCCACATTATGAAAAGCAAGATTATGAATGGGTGCCAGTTTCAGAATTTATGGAAACTATCAAAAAAACAAACGATCGCTTACATGCTTTCTATGAAAAAAAGCAAATAAGAAGGCAAATCTTTGATGTTCTTAAAGCGCATCACGATGATGTCATTCAAATAATCTATCCAAATAGGCTCACTAAGAAGACTGCGGATCAAAAAGTATGCAAACCGCAAGCAAAATTATCTAACCCAACAAAAAACTCTGCTCAATAA
- the dnaE gene encoding DNA polymerase III subunit alpha, with the protein MSQHFTHLHLHTDYSLLDGAITLERLVQFGKEQQLKALAITDHGNVFGAVKFFQLAKKANIKPILGIEAYFTDDVTQKNVEKKYHHLILLVQNKQGYQNLCKLLSFAYQQGFYFKPRIDYGILEKHSEGLIATTACLGGHIPSLLMQGNDTEAEKRMDWFMQVFGKDRFYFEVQPEDQHDQKVLNAKLFEWSARKDIPLIASADCHYVNAEDREAHEVMLAVQTQSKMTDPDRFTFGDCRAYMRTQTEMLEIFKDHEQAVWNSGKIADMCDFQFETGKLFFPEFAIPQEHTQESFFKYLCEIGFEDLLKQERIDRANYDFYKARLDEEVNLITKMGFIGYFLVVSDFIQWAKRNKIPVGPGRGSAAGSLVAWALQITNIDPIKYNLLFERFLNPERITMPDIDIDFCIEGRDKVINYVRDHYGHEKVGQIITFGTMLAKGVVKDVARALGIPFDDANAITNLIPEQLKITLKEAFDQEPRLKEMVDANPRAAKLFEIAFKLEGLTRHASKHAAGIVISPAPIDEVLPVYVPPKSTELVTQFAMTELESIGFLKIDFLGLKNLTLIDRAIKLIEKNHGILLDIDKLPLDDAKTFQLLGQGKTSGVFQLESDGLKDVLIKLQPDKFEDVIAVNALYRPGPLGSGMVDDYIQRRHGKQEIKYLFTELAPILQETYGVIVYQEQVMKIASAIGSYSLGEADILRRAMGKKKPEEMAKQRQIFLDRAIKKGFDGQKAGELFDLMAYFAGYGFNKSHSAAYALIAYQTAYLKAHYRAEFMACLISLESDHPEKMSFYLQEAKDLGLPILPPHVNQSQIDFDVVNGAILFGLRGIKNVGMAALETILAEREKKPFADLLDFCSRVDLRTVNKRVIENLICAGGFDALPGNRAQKTEELETIIERALALKKSRLTGQMGLFDTGAPKTGNADAEIPTYQFAPRADWENKQKLEKEREVIGFYLSAHPLDSYKKYTSLFTCSTFEELRAIATNLAPADMHVATACGLKLSAKQIVTKKGDRMAFLQLEDATGKAEIVVFPSVFKKVEQWLDTHQVFLVKGVLDPSSMNQCKIKANEIVPVDLFFEYWPVERATIKLPSVLDNELLPKLKAQLTPGSVPLYLQFDENSKLLQLKTNQTIALNAATIEFLQSLAAEVKLIV; encoded by the coding sequence ATGTCCCAACATTTTACCCATTTGCATTTGCATACCGATTATTCACTTTTGGATGGCGCCATTACCCTGGAGCGCCTTGTCCAATTTGGCAAAGAGCAGCAGCTTAAAGCACTTGCTATTACCGATCATGGTAATGTTTTTGGAGCTGTCAAATTCTTCCAACTTGCAAAAAAAGCGAATATCAAGCCTATTTTGGGAATTGAAGCCTATTTTACCGATGATGTGACGCAAAAAAACGTTGAGAAAAAATATCATCATTTGATTCTGCTGGTGCAAAATAAACAGGGATATCAAAATCTATGCAAATTGCTCTCGTTTGCGTATCAGCAGGGTTTTTATTTTAAACCCCGCATCGATTATGGGATTTTAGAAAAGCATTCTGAAGGATTAATTGCGACGACCGCTTGCCTTGGTGGCCATATTCCAAGCTTGCTTATGCAAGGGAACGATACTGAAGCTGAAAAGCGGATGGATTGGTTTATGCAGGTTTTTGGTAAAGATCGTTTTTATTTTGAAGTGCAGCCAGAGGATCAACATGATCAAAAAGTGCTTAATGCAAAACTTTTTGAGTGGAGTGCACGCAAAGATATTCCGTTAATTGCCAGCGCCGATTGCCATTATGTAAATGCCGAAGATCGCGAAGCACATGAAGTGATGCTTGCGGTGCAAACGCAAAGTAAAATGACCGACCCGGACCGCTTCACCTTTGGCGATTGCCGCGCGTATATGCGTACACAAACCGAAATGTTAGAGATCTTTAAGGATCATGAACAAGCGGTTTGGAACTCTGGCAAAATAGCCGATATGTGCGACTTCCAGTTTGAAACGGGCAAACTATTTTTCCCAGAATTTGCAATTCCGCAAGAGCACACCCAAGAATCATTCTTTAAATATTTATGCGAAATTGGCTTTGAAGATTTACTCAAGCAAGAGCGCATCGATCGTGCAAACTACGATTTTTATAAAGCACGCCTTGATGAAGAAGTTAATCTGATAACTAAAATGGGATTTATCGGCTACTTTTTAGTAGTGAGCGATTTCATTCAATGGGCAAAACGAAATAAAATTCCGGTCGGGCCGGGTCGCGGATCTGCTGCAGGTTCACTTGTTGCTTGGGCTCTTCAAATTACTAACATTGATCCGATAAAATATAATTTACTTTTTGAGCGATTTTTAAATCCTGAACGTATCACAATGCCCGATATCGATATCGATTTTTGCATCGAGGGGCGCGATAAAGTGATCAATTATGTGCGTGATCATTATGGGCACGAAAAAGTGGGCCAAATTATTACGTTTGGTACGATGCTTGCAAAAGGCGTCGTAAAAGACGTTGCCCGCGCACTTGGAATTCCATTTGATGATGCAAACGCGATCACAAATTTAATTCCTGAACAATTAAAAATTACGCTTAAAGAAGCGTTCGATCAAGAGCCGCGCTTAAAGGAAATGGTTGATGCAAATCCGCGCGCTGCAAAACTTTTTGAGATCGCTTTCAAGCTTGAAGGGTTAACACGGCACGCATCAAAACATGCGGCTGGTATCGTAATTTCTCCTGCGCCGATAGATGAAGTGCTGCCCGTTTATGTTCCGCCAAAAAGTACCGAGCTGGTAACACAGTTTGCAATGACCGAACTTGAAAGCATCGGCTTTTTGAAAATTGATTTTTTGGGACTCAAAAACTTAACGCTCATCGATCGTGCTATAAAATTAATCGAAAAAAATCATGGGATTCTTTTAGATATCGATAAATTGCCGCTTGATGATGCAAAAACATTTCAACTGCTCGGCCAAGGAAAAACATCGGGCGTATTTCAATTAGAGTCTGATGGCCTGAAAGATGTGCTTATCAAATTGCAGCCCGATAAATTTGAAGACGTGATCGCCGTGAACGCGCTTTATCGACCAGGGCCACTCGGTTCTGGCATGGTGGACGATTATATTCAGCGTCGACACGGAAAACAGGAAATTAAATATTTATTTACCGAACTTGCGCCCATTTTACAAGAAACCTATGGCGTTATTGTTTATCAAGAACAGGTAATGAAAATTGCTTCAGCCATTGGCTCCTATTCTCTTGGAGAAGCAGATATTTTGCGCCGCGCGATGGGAAAAAAGAAACCTGAAGAGATGGCAAAGCAGCGCCAAATATTTCTGGATCGCGCCATTAAAAAAGGGTTCGATGGCCAAAAAGCGGGCGAACTTTTTGATTTAATGGCCTATTTTGCTGGTTATGGTTTTAACAAATCCCACTCTGCGGCTTATGCACTCATTGCATATCAAACGGCCTACTTAAAAGCGCATTATCGCGCAGAATTTATGGCCTGTTTGATATCCTTGGAATCTGATCATCCTGAAAAAATGTCATTTTATCTGCAAGAAGCAAAGGATTTGGGTTTGCCAATACTTCCGCCGCATGTTAACCAATCGCAAATCGATTTTGATGTGGTCAATGGGGCGATTCTATTCGGTTTACGCGGAATTAAAAACGTTGGCATGGCGGCACTCGAAACTATTTTGGCTGAACGTGAAAAAAAACCGTTTGCCGATCTTCTTGATTTCTGCTCGCGCGTCGATTTACGCACCGTTAATAAACGAGTGATTGAAAACTTAATTTGTGCTGGAGGCTTTGACGCCTTGCCCGGAAATCGCGCACAAAAAACAGAAGAGCTTGAGACGATAATTGAGCGCGCATTGGCATTGAAAAAATCTCGGCTTACCGGCCAAATGGGCCTCTTTGATACCGGCGCACCAAAAACAGGCAATGCTGATGCGGAAATTCCAACATACCAGTTTGCGCCACGCGCTGATTGGGAAAATAAACAAAAACTAGAAAAAGAACGCGAAGTTATAGGATTTTATTTGAGCGCACACCCCCTTGATTCTTACAAAAAATATACGAGTCTATTTACGTGCAGTACTTTTGAAGAGCTACGAGCAATCGCCACAAATTTAGCACCGGCCGATATGCATGTTGCAACCGCGTGTGGCTTGAAACTCAGCGCAAAACAAATCGTCACCAAAAAAGGTGATCGCATGGCGTTTCTGCAGCTTGAGGATGCGACAGGAAAAGCGGAAATTGTTGTTTTCCCAAGCGTGTTTAAAAAAGTTGAACAGTGGCTCGATACCCATCAAGTATTTTTAGTTAAAGGCGTCCTCGATCCGAGCAGTATGAATCAGTGCAAGATAAAAGCGAATGAAATCGTACCGGTCGATCTTTTTTTCGAGTATTGGCCAGTAGAACGAGCGACAATTAAATTGCCTTCGGTTCTTGATAATGAATTACTGCCAAAATTAAAAGCGCAATTGACGCCTGGAAGCGTACCGCTTTATCTTCAGTTTGATGAGAATAGCAAGCTGCTTCAATTAAAAACAAATCAGACTATTGCGCTCAATGCTGCAACCATAGAATTTTTACAATCACTCGCAGCAGAAGTTAAACTGATTGTTTAA
- a CDS encoding right-handed parallel beta-helix repeat-containing protein, whose protein sequence is MKNINFLFVFFLLCNISFLNAQDDNNETEIISKTEEAITAFIDQNPTDQVRTNCVLSTQINSRNIPYTINTAGTYCVVENIALSRPGATLITINANNVVLDLNNQTLSGFGNYIIASNNSGAITNVGTNFQNNTTFGNLQNNIQSISTLPSGTFPNITTNQNQNNNTVNSINSINGINTNPNFGTNNTSNGNATNIGTVSGTGLTINGIQVNARSNVTIQNGALINFASNGIFLSPGCQQIEINNVFLFNNNVGILANGINRCLISNCFAALCRTAGILISNGVSFNAQNSIISKCYAFGTGIGSSTAGPGFSFGNCSNFLINQCVAYGNRGNGFQQTACTGFLYEQCQSSGNINSGHGFSIENNNTSLESCIADNNQFDGFRANCNQISLENCKSKNNRNGFNFEGGTDGIVLNNFAQNNSVSGFALAAATRAFQVRSNTATGNTTFGFSDLNVTAPLNKFYANFANNNGTNFNGITNVAVSPLPATPINFTTNIAE, encoded by the coding sequence ATGAAAAATATTAATTTTTTGTTTGTGTTCTTTTTATTGTGCAACATATCTTTTTTAAATGCTCAGGATGATAATAATGAAACCGAGATTATTAGTAAAACTGAAGAAGCAATAACGGCATTTATCGATCAAAATCCAACTGATCAAGTGCGGACCAATTGCGTTCTCTCAACGCAAATTAATTCGAGAAACATACCGTATACTATTAATACTGCAGGAACTTATTGCGTTGTTGAAAATATTGCCCTATCAAGACCGGGCGCAACGCTCATTACCATCAACGCAAACAACGTAGTTCTTGATTTAAATAATCAAACCCTTAGCGGATTTGGCAACTATATTATAGCAAGTAATAACAGCGGAGCGATCACAAACGTTGGCACCAATTTTCAGAACAATACAACTTTTGGAAACCTTCAAAATAACATACAAAGCATCAGCACTCTCCCGAGCGGTACATTCCCAAATATTACCACTAACCAAAATCAGAATAATAATACGGTTAATTCTATAAATTCTATAAATGGGATCAATACGAATCCAAACTTTGGAACAAATAATACATCAAATGGCAACGCCACAAATATTGGTACCGTGAGCGGCACGGGATTGACTATAAACGGCATCCAGGTAAACGCTCGAAGCAATGTAACTATTCAGAATGGTGCGCTGATCAATTTTGCATCCAATGGTATATTTCTCTCTCCCGGCTGCCAGCAAATTGAGATAAACAATGTTTTTCTTTTTAATAACAACGTAGGCATTTTAGCAAATGGAATTAACCGCTGTTTGATTAGCAATTGCTTTGCAGCATTATGCAGGACAGCTGGAATTCTTATCTCAAATGGCGTTTCTTTTAACGCTCAGAATTCCATAATTTCAAAATGTTATGCGTTTGGTACGGGGATTGGAAGCTCGACTGCCGGCCCTGGTTTTTCATTTGGCAATTGCTCCAATTTTCTTATCAACCAATGCGTTGCATACGGAAATCGAGGAAATGGTTTTCAGCAAACGGCATGTACCGGGTTTCTTTATGAGCAATGCCAATCAAGCGGAAATATTAATAGTGGACACGGTTTTTCTATAGAGAACAATAATACATCGCTAGAATCATGCATTGCCGATAATAATCAATTTGATGGATTTCGAGCAAATTGTAACCAAATAAGTCTTGAGAATTGCAAATCGAAAAATAATCGTAACGGATTTAATTTTGAAGGCGGCACCGACGGAATCGTGCTCAATAATTTTGCGCAAAACAATTCAGTTTCTGGGTTTGCTCTTGCTGCTGCAACGCGCGCATTTCAAGTTCGCAGCAATACGGCAACAGGAAACACAACATTCGGCTTTAGCGATCTGAATGTAACAGCGCCGCTTAATAAATTTTATGCTAATTTTGCGAACAATAACGGCACTAATTTCAATGGCATCACTAACGTCGCGGTTTCACCATTGCCCGCAACCCCAATTAATTTCACGACCAATATTGCTGAGTAA